Proteins from one Triticum aestivum cultivar Chinese Spring chromosome 7A, IWGSC CS RefSeq v2.1, whole genome shotgun sequence genomic window:
- the LOC123151709 gene encoding protein DETOXIFICATION 27, producing the protein MRGDGEEEEEASAPLLQPLPAKGDGQRRGARVAREWWDESKRLWRIVGPAIFQRVALYGINVVSQAFIGHIGDLELAAFSIASTVIAGFNFGFLLGMASALETLCGQAFGARKHHMLGIYLQRSWIVLFLFALALTPTYVFTERLLLLLGQTPELSRLAGEMSVWLIPQHFAMAMLLPLTRFLQSQLKNWVTAATAGVTLALHVLVTYLLVTRFQLGYAGVVVAADVAWWLVVLGQFFYVVCGGCPLSWRGFSVEAFADFWDFIKLSTASGVMLCMENWYYRVLVLLTGYLPNAEIAVDALSICLTINGWEMMIPLGFLAATGVRVANELGAGSGKGARFSIVVSITTSVVIGLVFWCLILTYNDQITVLFSSGKAVLDAVHNLSMLLAFTILLNSVQPVLSGVAIGSGWQALVAYVNIGSYYLVGVPIGIILGWPLGFGVRGIWSGLIGGTAVQTLVLVYLTMRCDWDDEAKTTSARMRKWASTK; encoded by the exons ATGAGaggggacggggaggaggaggaggaggcgtcggcGCCGCTGCTGCAGCCGCTGCCGGCCAAGGGGGACGGGCAGAGGCGGGGCGCGCGGGTGGCGCGGGAGTGGTGGGACGAGTCGAAGCGGCTGTGGCGGATCGTGGGGCCGGCCATCTTCCAGCGGGTGGCGCTGTACGGGATCAACGTCGTCTCGCAGGCCTTCATCGGCCACATCGGCGACCTCGAGCTCGCCGCCTTCTCCATCGCCTCCACCGTCATCGCCGGGTTCAACTTCGGATTCCTG CTGGGCATGGCGAGCGCGCTGGAGACGCTGTGCGGGCAGGCGTTCGGGGCGAGGAAGCACCACATGCTGGGCATCTACCTGCAGCGCTCCTGGATCGTGCTCTTCCTCTTCGCGCTGGCGCTCACGCCCACCTACGTCTTCACCGAGCGCCTGCTGCTCCTCCTCGGCCAGACGCCGGAGCTGTCCCGCCTCGCCGGCGAGATGAGCGTGTGGCTCATCCCGCAGCACTTCGCCATGGCCATGCTGCTCCCGCTCACCCGCTTCCTGCAGAGCCAGCTCAAGAACTGggtcaccgccgccaccgccggggtCACCCTCGCGCTGCACGTCCTCGTCACCTACCTCCTCGTCACCCGCTTCCAGCTCGGCTACGCCGGCGTGGTCGTCGCCGCCGACGTCGCCTGGTGGCTCGTCGTGCTGGGGCAGTTCTTCTACGTCGTCTGCGGCGGCTGCCCGCTCTCCTGGAGGGGCTTCTCCGTCGAGGCCTTCGCCGACTTCTGGGACTTCATCAAGCTCTCCACCGCATCCGGCGTCATGCTCTG CATGGAGAACTGGTACTACAGGGTGCTTGTGTTGCTCACGGGGTACCTGCCCAACGCTGAGATCGCCGTGGACGCCCTCTCCATATGCTTGACGATCAACGGCTGGGAGATGATGATCCCGCTAGGGTTCCTGGCAGCCACTGG TGTTCGGGTGGCAAACGAGCTCGGCGCGGGCAGCGGCAAGGGCGCGCGCTTCTCCATCGTCGTCTCCATCACCACCTCCGTGGTGATCGGGCTCGTCTTCTGGTGCCTTATCCTCACCTACAACGACCAGATCACGGTCCTCTTCTCGTCGGGGAAGGCCGTGCTCGACGCCGTGCACAACCTCTCCATGCTCCTCGCCTTCACCATCCTCCTCAACAGCGTGCAGCCCGTCCTCTCAG GGGTGGCTATTGGTTCTGGATGGCAAGCACTGGTCGCCTATGTCAACATCGGATCCTACTACCTGGTCGGGGTGCCCATCGGGATCATACTGGGCTGGCCGCTCGGCTTCGGAGTTCGG GGAATTTGGTCTGGGTTGATTGGCGGGACTGCTGTTCAGACGCTGGTGTTAGTCTACCTCACCATGAGATGTGATTGGGACGATGAG GCTAAGACTACCAGTGCACGAATGAGAAAATGGGCCAGCACAAAATGA